Proteins encoded together in one Streptomyces sp. NBC_01216 window:
- a CDS encoding DEAD/DEAH box helicase, which yields MTLIDQLPPTADPDALFEAFTSWAEGRGTTLYPAQEEALIEVVSGANVILSTPTGSGKSLVAAGAHFTALANDQVTFYTAPIKALVSEKFFDLCKLFGTENVGMLTGDASVNADAPVICCTAEVLASIALRDGKDADIGQVVMDEFHFYAEPDRGWAWQIPLLELPQAQFVLMSATLGDVSMFEKDLTRRTGRPTSVVRSAHRPVPLSYAYELTPITETLTELLETRQAPVYIVHFTQAQAVERAQSLMSINMCTREEKDRIAELIGGFRFTTKFGQNLSRYVRHGIGVHHAGMLPKYRRLVEKLAQAGLLKVICGTDTLGVGVNVPIRTVLFTALTKYDGKRVRTLRAREFHQIAGRAGRAGFDTAGFVVAQAPEHVIENEKALAKAGDDPKKRRKVVRKKAPEGFVAWSDTTFEKLIGAEPEPLTSRFKVTNIMLLSVIARPGDAFGAMRKLLEDNHEPRKAQLRHIRRAIAIYRSLLDGGVVEQLDTPDAEGRTIRLTVDLQQDFALNQPLSTFALAAFDLLDPESPSYALDMVSVVESTLDDPRQILAAMQNKARGEAVGRMKADGVEYEERMERLQEISYPKPLEEELWHAYNVYRTSHPWVGDHPVSPKSVIRDMYERALTFTEFTSWYELARTEGIVLRYLASAYKALDHTIPDDLKTEDLEDLIEWLGEMVRQVDSSLLDEWEQLANPEVETAEEAQEKADQVKPVTANARAFRVLVRNAMFRRVELAALDNVDALGDLDAESGWDADAWGEAMDAYWDEYDDLGTGPDARGPKLLSIEEDAAHGLWRVRQTFADPNGDHDWGIGAEVDLAASEEEGRAVVRVTSVGQL from the coding sequence GTGACCCTTATCGATCAGCTCCCACCGACCGCCGACCCCGACGCCCTCTTCGAGGCGTTCACCTCATGGGCGGAGGGCCGGGGCACCACGCTCTACCCCGCCCAGGAAGAGGCGCTGATCGAAGTGGTCTCCGGCGCCAACGTGATTCTTTCCACGCCCACCGGTTCGGGAAAGTCCCTGGTGGCGGCGGGCGCCCACTTCACCGCGCTCGCCAACGACCAGGTGACGTTCTACACCGCGCCGATCAAGGCCCTGGTCTCGGAGAAGTTCTTCGACCTCTGCAAGCTCTTCGGTACCGAGAACGTCGGCATGCTGACCGGCGACGCCTCCGTGAACGCGGACGCGCCGGTCATCTGCTGTACGGCCGAGGTACTGGCCTCGATCGCGCTGCGCGACGGCAAGGACGCCGACATCGGCCAGGTCGTGATGGACGAGTTCCACTTCTACGCGGAGCCGGACCGCGGCTGGGCCTGGCAGATCCCGCTGCTGGAACTCCCGCAGGCCCAGTTCGTCCTCATGTCGGCGACGCTCGGCGACGTCTCCATGTTCGAGAAGGATCTGACGCGGCGTACCGGACGTCCGACCTCGGTGGTCCGCTCGGCTCACCGGCCGGTCCCGCTCTCCTACGCGTACGAGCTCACCCCGATCACGGAGACGCTGACCGAACTCCTGGAGACCCGGCAGGCCCCGGTCTACATCGTCCACTTCACGCAGGCGCAGGCCGTCGAGCGGGCGCAGTCGCTGATGAGCATCAACATGTGCACGCGTGAGGAGAAGGACAGGATCGCCGAGCTGATCGGCGGCTTCCGGTTCACCACCAAGTTCGGGCAGAACCTCTCGCGCTACGTACGGCACGGCATCGGCGTGCATCACGCGGGCATGCTGCCCAAGTACCGGCGTCTCGTGGAGAAGCTGGCCCAGGCGGGACTGCTGAAGGTGATCTGCGGGACGGACACCCTCGGTGTCGGCGTCAACGTGCCGATCCGTACGGTGCTGTTCACGGCGCTCACGAAGTACGACGGCAAGCGGGTGCGGACACTGCGGGCGCGTGAGTTCCACCAGATCGCGGGGCGGGCAGGACGCGCGGGTTTCGACACGGCGGGCTTCGTCGTCGCGCAGGCGCCCGAGCACGTCATCGAGAACGAGAAGGCGCTGGCCAAGGCGGGCGACGATCCCAAGAAGCGCCGCAAGGTCGTCCGCAAGAAGGCGCCCGAGGGCTTCGTCGCCTGGAGCGACACCACCTTCGAGAAGCTGATCGGCGCCGAACCCGAGCCGCTGACCTCGCGCTTCAAGGTCACGAACATCATGCTGCTGTCCGTGATCGCCCGTCCGGGCGATGCCTTCGGGGCGATGCGCAAGCTGCTGGAGGACAACCACGAGCCGCGCAAGGCGCAGCTGCGGCACATCCGCCGGGCGATCGCGATCTACCGCTCGCTGCTCGACGGCGGAGTCGTGGAGCAGCTCGACACGCCGGACGCCGAGGGCCGGACCATCCGGCTGACGGTCGACCTCCAGCAGGACTTCGCACTCAACCAGCCGCTCTCCACGTTCGCGCTCGCCGCGTTCGACCTGCTGGACCCGGAGTCCCCGTCGTACGCGCTCGACATGGTCTCGGTGGTGGAGTCGACGCTCGACGACCCGCGCCAGATCCTGGCCGCCATGCAGAACAAGGCGCGCGGCGAGGCGGTCGGGCGGATGAAGGCGGACGGCGTCGAGTACGAGGAGCGCATGGAGCGGCTCCAGGAGATCTCGTACCCGAAGCCGCTGGAGGAGGAGCTCTGGCACGCCTACAACGTCTACCGGACGTCCCATCCGTGGGTCGGCGACCATCCGGTGTCGCCCAAGTCCGTCATCCGTGACATGTACGAACGGGCTCTGACCTTCACCGAGTTCACCTCGTGGTACGAACTGGCGCGGACCGAGGGCATCGTGCTGCGCTACCTCGCGAGCGCGTACAAGGCGCTGGACCACACCATTCCGGACGATCTGAAGACCGAGGATCTGGAGGACCTCATCGAGTGGCTCGGCGAGATGGTGCGCCAGGTCGACTCCTCGCTGCTGGACGAGTGGGAGCAGCTGGCCAATCCCGAGGTCGAGACGGCCGAGGAGGCCCAGGAGAAGGCCGACCAGGTCAAGCCGGTCACGGCGAACGCCCGCGCCTTCCGGGTGCTGGTGCGCAACGCGATGTTCCGCCGGGTGGAGCTGGCCGCCCTGGACAACGTGGACGCGCTGGGGGACCTCGACGCCGAGTCCGGCTGGGACGCGGACGCCTGGGGCGAGGCGATGGACGCGTACTGGGACGAGTACGACGACCTCGGCACCGGCCCGGACGCGCGTGGCCCGAAGCTGCTGTCGATCGAGGAGGACGCGGCGCACGGTCTGTGGCGCGTGCGGCAGACGTTCGCCGACCCGAACGGCGACCATGACTGGGGCATCGGCGCGGAGGTGGATCTGGCCGCCTCCGAGGAAGAAGGCCGGGCGGTCGTCCGCGTGACGTCCGTGGGCCAGCTGTAG
- a CDS encoding metal-dependent hydrolase, which produces MMGPAHSLSGAAAWLGVGAATAAAGHPMPWPVLVVGALICAGAALAPDLDHKSATISRAFGPVSKGLCEIVDKLSYAVYKATRSTADPRRSGGHRTLTHTWLWAVLIGSGASAAAVVGGRWAVLGILFVHLVLAVEGLLWRAARVSSDILVWLLGATSAWILAGILDQPGNGSDWFIAGLGDGPAQQYLWLGLPIVLGALVHDIGDALTVSGCPILWPIPVGRKRWYPIGPPKAMRFRAGSWVELKVLMPAFMVLGGVGGAAALGFF; this is translated from the coding sequence ATGATGGGACCGGCGCATTCGCTGTCCGGAGCAGCGGCCTGGCTGGGTGTCGGAGCCGCGACGGCCGCCGCGGGACACCCGATGCCGTGGCCGGTACTGGTCGTCGGCGCACTCATCTGCGCCGGAGCGGCCCTCGCTCCCGACCTGGACCACAAGTCGGCGACCATATCGCGCGCCTTCGGCCCCGTCTCCAAGGGCCTGTGCGAGATCGTCGACAAACTCTCGTACGCCGTCTACAAGGCCACCCGCTCGACCGCGGACCCGCGCAGGTCCGGCGGCCACCGCACGCTGACCCACACATGGCTCTGGGCCGTGCTGATCGGGTCGGGAGCCTCGGCCGCCGCGGTCGTCGGCGGCCGGTGGGCCGTCCTGGGGATCCTCTTCGTCCACCTGGTGCTGGCCGTCGAGGGCCTGCTGTGGCGGGCGGCCCGCGTCTCCAGCGACATCCTGGTCTGGTTGCTCGGAGCCACCAGCGCCTGGATCCTGGCAGGCATCCTGGACCAGCCGGGGAACGGCTCGGACTGGTTCATCGCCGGCCTCGGCGACGGTCCCGCACAGCAGTACCTGTGGCTGGGCCTGCCGATCGTCCTGGGCGCTCTCGTGCACGACATCGGTGACGCGCTGACCGTCTCCGGCTGCCCGATCCTGTGGCCGATACCGGTGGGCCGCAAGCGCTGGTACCCGATCGGCCCGCCGAAGGCGATGCGGTTCCGCGCCGGCAGCTGGGTCGAGCTGAAGGTCCTGATGCCCGCCTTCATGGTGCTCGGCGGCGTCGGCGGCGCGGCGGCCCTCGGCTTCTTCTGA
- a CDS encoding ABC transporter ATP-binding protein, translated as MRGQAPPAYDPAAPESATTLPVGTALTVRGYVRDLLRRHRTAFAVLIAVNAVAVLASMAGPQLFGSLVERLSDGSRDLRLERTIGLFALALAVQTVFVRLVRLRGAMLGEEMLADLREDFLVRSVGLPPGVLERAGTGDLLSRITTDVDRLANAMREAVPQLVIGVVWVVLLIGGLAVTAPPLALAVLVAAPLLIVGCRWYFRRAPSAYRSEAAGYAAVAASLAETVDAGRTVEAHRLGARRIALSDQRVREWTAWERYTLFLRSVLFPVVNVTHITVLASVLLLGGAFVLRGWIDVGQLTTGALLAQMLVEPIGIVLRWYDELQVAQVSLARLVGVREIEPDAGDEEVRPEGRAVRADEVRFGYREGVDVLHRVSMDVPAGTRVALVGPSGAGKSTLGRLLAGIYAPGSGTVTLGAAELARMPAERVRAHVALVNQEHHVFVGSLRDNLLLARTGAEDAELWAALGAVDADGWARALEKGLDTEVGSGGVALTPAQAQQIALARLVLADPHTLVLDEATSLLDPRAARHLERSLARVLDGRTVVAIAHRLHTAHDADVIAVVEGGRISELGSHDELVAADGAYAALWRSWHG; from the coding sequence ATGAGGGGCCAAGCGCCACCCGCGTACGATCCGGCGGCCCCGGAATCGGCGACCACGCTGCCCGTCGGGACGGCCCTGACGGTCCGCGGCTACGTGCGGGACCTGCTGCGCCGTCACCGTACGGCGTTCGCCGTGCTGATCGCCGTGAACGCCGTCGCCGTGCTCGCCTCGATGGCAGGCCCGCAGCTGTTCGGTTCGCTTGTCGAGCGGCTCTCGGACGGGTCCCGTGATCTGCGCCTGGAACGCACGATCGGGCTGTTCGCACTCGCCTTGGCCGTCCAGACCGTCTTCGTACGGCTGGTGCGGCTCAGAGGCGCGATGCTGGGCGAGGAGATGCTGGCCGATCTGCGCGAGGACTTCCTGGTGCGGTCGGTCGGGCTGCCGCCCGGCGTGCTGGAGCGGGCCGGAACCGGTGATCTGCTCTCCCGTATCACCACCGATGTCGACCGGCTGGCCAACGCGATGCGTGAGGCGGTGCCGCAGCTCGTCATCGGGGTGGTCTGGGTCGTCCTGCTGATCGGCGGCCTGGCCGTCACCGCGCCTCCGCTGGCCCTGGCGGTCCTGGTGGCGGCACCCTTGCTGATCGTGGGGTGCCGCTGGTACTTCCGGCGGGCACCGTCCGCGTACCGCTCGGAGGCCGCCGGGTACGCGGCGGTGGCCGCCTCGCTCGCCGAGACCGTCGACGCGGGCCGCACCGTCGAGGCACACCGGCTCGGAGCCCGCCGGATCGCCCTCTCCGACCAGCGGGTCCGGGAGTGGACCGCATGGGAGCGGTACACCCTGTTCCTGCGGTCGGTGCTCTTCCCGGTCGTCAACGTCACGCACATCACCGTCCTCGCGTCGGTGCTCCTGCTGGGCGGCGCGTTCGTCCTCCGGGGCTGGATCGACGTCGGGCAGCTGACCACGGGGGCGCTGCTCGCGCAGATGCTCGTGGAGCCGATCGGGATCGTCCTGCGCTGGTACGACGAGCTCCAGGTGGCGCAGGTGTCGCTGGCGCGGCTCGTCGGAGTGCGGGAGATCGAACCGGACGCGGGCGACGAGGAGGTACGGCCCGAGGGGCGTGCGGTGCGCGCGGACGAGGTGCGTTTCGGCTACCGCGAGGGCGTCGACGTGCTGCACCGGGTCTCGATGGACGTGCCCGCGGGCACCCGGGTCGCGCTGGTCGGCCCTTCCGGTGCCGGCAAGTCGACGCTCGGCCGGCTTCTCGCCGGCATCTACGCCCCAGGCAGCGGAACGGTCACGCTCGGCGCCGCCGAGCTGGCGCGCATGCCGGCGGAGCGCGTCCGGGCCCATGTGGCGCTGGTGAACCAGGAGCACCATGTGTTCGTCGGGTCGCTGCGCGACAACCTGCTGCTCGCCCGGACGGGCGCCGAGGACGCCGAGCTGTGGGCGGCGCTCGGCGCGGTCGACGCGGACGGCTGGGCGCGTGCCCTGGAGAAGGGTCTGGACACCGAGGTGGGTTCGGGCGGGGTCGCGCTGACGCCGGCTCAGGCCCAGCAGATCGCGCTGGCCCGGCTGGTCCTCGCCGATCCGCACACCCTGGTCCTGGACGAGGCGACCTCGCTCCTGGACCCCCGGGCGGCACGGCACCTGGAGCGTTCCCTGGCCAGGGTCCTGGACGGCCGTACGGTCGTCGCGATCGCCCACCGGCTGCACACGGCGCACGACGCGGACGTGATCGCGGTGGTCGAGGGGGGCCGGATCAGCGAGCTGGGCAGCCACGACGAACTGGTGGCGGCGGACGGGGCGTACGCGGCGCTGTGGAGGTCGTGGCACGGATGA
- a CDS encoding ABC transporter ATP-binding protein — protein sequence MQYAVTNWITAAARVQQLLSRKTAELGSLLTRRVAAGEVVAVSTGDVEKIGWFVEALSRFAAAALTLVAVCVGLMVYQPALGVVVAVGVPVLALAALPLLPRATRRADVQREKAGRATELASDTVAGLRVLRGIGGEELFLGRYRAASQEVRRAAVRSARMWALIAAIQVLLPGVLLIVVVAHGARLALDGRITVGQLVTVYGTVMLTHHPLRNFEEIAMAFSFSRPSARRAARVLALTRSTSGPARGEEGRKASGDLYDPVTGLLAPAGGFTAVVCGDPDAAGRLAERLGGHPTDPGTGHRSVLLGAVPLDELALDSARTAVLVQDKDPVLLSGTLRELLDVPSPGTVRPRDALAAAECGDVLDALAQASADSGGDPLRTRITERGRSLSGGQRQRLALARSLVTDPEVLVLDEPTSAVDSHTEARVAAGVRRLRAGATTVVLTSSPLLLDLADRVVLLDGDAVAAVGTHRALLRDDPRYRAVVTRETDGGRPARPTAGAGPGDPAGSPAPVGASEGVASTAHDSVPAGDVPELEGETA from the coding sequence ATCCAGTACGCGGTCACCAACTGGATCACGGCCGCCGCGCGGGTGCAGCAACTGCTCTCCCGCAAGACCGCGGAACTCGGTTCGCTGCTGACCCGCCGGGTCGCCGCGGGTGAGGTCGTCGCGGTGTCCACCGGGGACGTCGAGAAGATCGGCTGGTTCGTGGAGGCGCTGTCGCGCTTCGCCGCGGCGGCCCTGACCCTGGTCGCGGTCTGCGTCGGTCTGATGGTCTACCAGCCCGCGCTGGGCGTCGTCGTCGCCGTCGGCGTGCCCGTCCTCGCGCTCGCCGCGCTGCCGCTTCTCCCCCGGGCGACCCGACGGGCCGACGTACAGCGCGAGAAGGCGGGCCGGGCCACCGAGCTGGCCTCCGACACGGTGGCGGGGCTTCGCGTCCTGCGCGGCATCGGCGGCGAGGAGCTGTTCCTCGGCCGCTACCGCGCCGCCTCGCAGGAGGTGCGTCGGGCCGCCGTCCGCAGCGCCCGCATGTGGGCGCTGATCGCGGCGATCCAGGTCCTGCTGCCGGGTGTCCTGCTCATCGTGGTGGTGGCGCACGGGGCACGCCTCGCCCTGGACGGGCGGATCACGGTCGGTCAGCTCGTCACCGTCTACGGCACGGTGATGCTGACCCACCATCCGTTGCGGAACTTCGAGGAGATCGCGATGGCGTTCTCTTTCTCCCGGCCGTCCGCGAGGCGCGCCGCCCGGGTGCTGGCGCTGACCCGCTCCACGAGTGGCCCGGCGCGCGGCGAGGAGGGGCGCAAGGCGTCCGGCGACCTGTACGACCCGGTGACCGGACTGCTGGCTCCGGCCGGCGGCTTCACCGCGGTGGTGTGCGGGGACCCGGACGCCGCCGGACGGCTGGCGGAGCGGCTCGGCGGGCACCCGACCGATCCGGGCACCGGGCACCGCTCGGTGCTGCTGGGTGCTGTGCCGCTCGACGAACTGGCGCTCGACTCGGCACGGACGGCGGTCCTGGTGCAGGACAAGGACCCGGTGCTGCTGTCGGGGACGTTGCGCGAACTGCTGGACGTGCCCTCGCCGGGCACGGTCCGCCCGCGGGACGCGCTGGCGGCCGCCGAGTGCGGGGACGTGCTCGACGCCCTCGCCCAGGCATCCGCGGACTCCGGCGGCGACCCTCTGCGGACTCGGATCACCGAACGCGGCCGGTCGCTCTCGGGCGGCCAGCGCCAGCGGCTCGCCCTGGCCCGCTCCCTGGTCACCGACCCGGAGGTGCTCGTCCTCGACGAGCCGACCTCCGCGGTGGACTCGCACACCGAGGCCCGGGTCGCGGCGGGCGTCAGACGACTGCGGGCGGGCGCGACGACGGTGGTGCTGACCTCGTCACCGCTACTGCTCGACCTCGCCGACCGGGTCGTCCTGCTCGACGGGGACGCGGTGGCGGCCGTGGGGACGCATCGCGCGCTGCTGCGCGACGATCCGCGCTACCGGGCGGTCGTGACCCGCGAGACCGACGGAGGGCGCCCGGCCCGGCCCACCGCCGGCGCGGGGCCCGGGGACCCCGCCGGGTCTCCGGCTCCGGTCGGCGCCTCGGAGGGCGTCGCATCCACCGCGCACGATTCCGTGCCGGCCGGGGACGTACCCGAACTGGAAGGAGAGACGGCATGA
- a CDS encoding recombinase family protein — translation MNKSLTLQLPARPKSDTLRLLGEVRLSRETETSTSPERQHESIDGIVKMVLGTLVHVCDDLDVSGRVYPQHRPKLGRWFRALEPACETSECWHTPDEPCMGQWDALVAWKMDRITRRALHFHTLMEWMKKYGKAIITSDGVNTTTKAGRQMAEMMAMVASWEWEAIQERNQGAAEKMRQLGRWKGGVVPYGYKAVPSPVHDEGWFLVFEDDTIRHVQTMINLSEDHSMKDITAHLNENRIVSPSEWRRRNQLIAKGEITPEEAAQRDPGRWNQSTVHVILTNRVLTGESWKDGKPIRGKDGLPVIRAQALMSKPDFEAMLRRFKTRNKAQGTVTKNATDLREVAYCMNCLAVLYESNSSRTRNGKTQHYNYFRCSTNNTPGAKCHEDAKNMNGHELKALVEKYFLNEVGAEDAQVKVFVPGNDVAAEKDRYETALKELSEEWDMELYDYEGGRQDYLSRKKNLMERLKKVETAEMVKPHHEWQSMGKTYAEAWAEMSWKERGDLLRKCGVKVLAWPTPKQSDPPRLLLDFPDDMLDRLREHVTVSSLKG, via the coding sequence ATGAACAAAAGTCTCACACTCCAACTTCCTGCACGCCCCAAGTCGGACACGCTCCGGCTCCTGGGCGAAGTTCGGCTGTCCCGTGAGACTGAGACGAGCACGAGCCCCGAGCGGCAGCACGAGTCCATCGACGGCATCGTGAAGATGGTCCTGGGCACCCTCGTCCACGTCTGTGACGACCTTGATGTCTCCGGCCGGGTGTACCCGCAGCACCGGCCGAAGCTCGGGCGCTGGTTCCGCGCTCTCGAACCGGCCTGCGAGACCTCCGAGTGCTGGCACACCCCCGACGAGCCCTGCATGGGGCAGTGGGATGCCCTCGTGGCCTGGAAGATGGACCGGATCACCCGCCGCGCCCTCCACTTCCACACCCTCATGGAATGGATGAAGAAGTACGGCAAGGCCATCATCACCTCCGACGGCGTGAACACCACGACTAAGGCCGGCCGTCAGATGGCCGAGATGATGGCCATGGTCGCCTCCTGGGAGTGGGAGGCCATTCAGGAGCGCAACCAAGGGGCCGCGGAGAAGATGCGGCAACTCGGCCGATGGAAGGGCGGCGTCGTCCCCTACGGCTACAAGGCTGTACCGAGCCCCGTACACGACGAGGGCTGGTTCCTCGTCTTCGAGGACGACACGATCCGCCACGTACAGACGATGATCAACCTCTCCGAAGACCACTCGATGAAGGACATCACTGCCCACCTCAACGAGAACCGGATCGTGAGCCCGAGTGAGTGGCGGAGGCGCAATCAACTGATAGCCAAGGGCGAGATCACCCCCGAAGAGGCGGCACAGCGCGACCCCGGGCGCTGGAATCAGTCCACCGTGCACGTCATCCTTACGAACCGCGTCCTCACAGGCGAGTCTTGGAAGGACGGGAAGCCGATCCGAGGCAAGGACGGCCTTCCCGTGATCCGAGCGCAGGCTCTGATGTCCAAGCCTGACTTCGAAGCCATGCTTCGGCGCTTCAAGACCCGGAACAAGGCCCAAGGGACCGTCACCAAGAACGCGACAGACCTCCGAGAGGTCGCCTACTGCATGAACTGCCTTGCTGTCCTCTACGAATCGAACTCAAGCAGGACCCGGAACGGCAAGACCCAGCACTACAACTACTTCCGGTGCTCCACGAACAACACTCCTGGGGCCAAGTGCCACGAGGATGCCAAGAACATGAACGGTCATGAACTGAAAGCCCTCGTGGAGAAGTACTTCCTGAACGAAGTCGGAGCCGAAGACGCTCAGGTGAAGGTCTTCGTGCCTGGAAACGATGTGGCAGCCGAGAAGGACCGGTACGAAACCGCCCTCAAGGAACTATCCGAGGAGTGGGACATGGAGCTCTACGACTATGAGGGGGGAAGGCAAGATTACTTGAGCCGGAAGAAGAACCTCATGGAAAGGTTGAAAAAGGTCGAAACGGCAGAAATGGTGAAGCCTCACCATGAATGGCAGTCAATGGGGAAGACCTACGCGGAAGCCTGGGCTGAGATGAGCTGGAAGGAGCGCGGCGACCTGCTCCGGAAGTGCGGAGTGAAGGTCCTGGCCTGGCCCACGCCTAAGCAGAGCGACCCTCCGCGCCTTCTGCTCGACTTCCCGGACGACATGCTGGATCGACTCCGAGAGCACGTGACGGTCAGTTCACTCAAGGGCTGA
- a CDS encoding antirestriction protein ArdA → MRQIYAACLASYNHGILHGEWIDATQDPDSIGHEIELMLKASPIPGAEEFAIHDYEDFGGIQLGEYESLEELHLIALALDDFPAVVVRHFHGEVDAEDLYETCQDRYIGKVEEEAGPEENAYAAYILAEEDHFWDELPKQYRSHMRAIAISEAEERLICGETALYEGAGTWHFVRDY, encoded by the coding sequence ATGCGTCAGATCTATGCCGCCTGTCTCGCCTCGTACAACCACGGCATCCTTCACGGTGAGTGGATCGATGCGACACAGGACCCTGATTCGATCGGTCATGAGATCGAGCTCATGTTGAAAGCCTCCCCGATACCGGGGGCGGAAGAGTTTGCAATCCACGACTACGAAGACTTCGGCGGCATCCAGCTTGGGGAGTACGAGTCGCTTGAAGAACTCCACCTGATCGCGCTCGCGCTGGACGACTTCCCGGCCGTGGTGGTACGGCACTTCCACGGGGAGGTGGACGCGGAAGACCTCTACGAGACCTGCCAAGACCGCTACATCGGCAAGGTTGAAGAGGAGGCCGGGCCGGAGGAGAACGCGTACGCCGCGTACATCCTCGCAGAGGAAGACCACTTCTGGGATGAACTCCCGAAGCAGTACCGCAGCCACATGCGGGCCATCGCAATCAGCGAGGCGGAGGAACGGCTTATCTGCGGTGAGACGGCTCTGTATGAGGGTGCCGGTACTTGGCACTTCGTACGTGACTACTGA